Part of the Paenibacillus sp. FSL R7-0273 genome is shown below.
ATCATCAATAACAACCGGTATACGTGGGATAACATTATTCTGGAGAAAAAGGTGTTCCACAAGCTGTCCCATCTGGCTCCGGCCTTCATTATCTACTTCTCGGCTTCTATTTTTCCGTTATATCAGTCCTTGATTGAAAAAGCGGCAATGACCTATATGATTATCGTAACGATCACGGTGCTGAATGCGCTGCTGGATGCGGTTGATTCGATTTACCGTACCTTTGATGTCTCGAAGATCAGACCCATTAAGGGCTACATTCAGGTTGCCAAAATCATTCTGTTCATCATTGGCGCCATAGTGGTGATTTCCAATCTGATCGGGCAGAATCCCTTAATCATTCTCAGCGGGCTGGGAGCTTTATCTGCGGTGCTGATGCTGATTTTCAAAGATTCCATACTGGGCCTGGTTGCGGGTGTTCAGCTCTCCTCCAATGATATGGTACGGGTGGGCGACTGGATTGAAATGCCCAAGTATAATGCGGACGGTGAGGTCATCGACATTACCCTGAACACCGTGAAGGTTATGAATTTCGATAAAACGATTACGATGATTCCCAGCTACGCGCTTATTTCGGACTCCTTCAGAAACTGGAGAGGCATGCAGGTGTCCGGCGGCAGACGAATTAAGCGGAGCGTGTATATTGATACGAGCAGTGTGTGCTTTTGCACCAGGGAAATGATTGAGGAGTTTCAGAAGATTCACTATTTAAATGATTATGTAACGGCGAAAATAAGTGAGATTCATGATTATAATATCGAGCATCAGGTCAATATGGAGAGCAAGGTGAACGGGCGGCAGCTCACGAACATCGGCGTATTCAGGGCTTATGTCCAGGAATACCTGCGGAATCATCCGAAAATTCATAAGGATATGACCCTGCTCGTCCGCCAGCTGGCCCCGGGAGATAACGGGCTGCCCCTGGAGATCTACGCATTCAGCAATGATACCACCTGGGGAGTGTATGAGTCGGTGCAGGCGGATATTTTTGATCATATTTTTGCAGTTATCCCTACCTTCGGGCTGCGGGTATTCCAGAATCCGACGGGCCATGATATTGTTCATTTAAAAGAGAAAGCGGAATACTCGCGGAGCTATTGATAAAAGAGTCAAAAGCAGCCTTAACCGGCTGCTTTTTTTTTGTAATAAAGTACCTGAGTCAGCATCAATGTAAAAGCTCCACTTTGTGGGGGGATGCTGTGGTCCCGCCCGCCCATAGTCCGCAAACGGGGAAGAAAACGATCATCCCCCTGTCAAATAATCATTAAGCCAGAATTCTGCATTGCAGCTTGCGATATGAGTAAATGATTGTATCGTAACCGCTTACACGAGGATATGCTGAGGGTGTTTCAGGACCTAATTTATGGGAGGGAATGAAGTGAAGAAGAGGATGACAAGGGTAACGGGGATTCTGCTTTTATTTTCAATGGCCTTATCTTTGGTTGCAGGAAACTGGGCCAATCCTACAGCGCATGCTGCGGGAGTATCAATTACGGTAAGCGGGGGCTGGAATGAAACAGCTTATGCGGAGTGGTCGCCGGTAAGCGGTGCAACAGGTTATAACGTATACGTGAAGCAGGCAAGCGCAGCGGACTCGCAGTATCAGCAGCTGGATAATCAGCTAATCCGCAAATACGCCTCCTATTGGAGAGCGGATGCAGTCGGGCTGGCTGCCGGGAGCTATGTAATGAAGATAGAGGCTGTACTGCCAGGAGGAGGAACAGCCAGCAGCGTAACAGGTACACTGAATGTGGCGGCGCATGACCGGTCCGGCTTTGCTTTTTCACCAGGCTCTCCCTTTGGAACGGGTTCCGGCGCTTATAACGCGAACGGGACGCTGAGAACTGGCGCACAGGTCCTTTATGTTACTTCACAGACAGCCCAAACGGTTACGCTCCCCGTTAAAACCAGCAGCTCAGGTGCGGTACAGACCGGCGTTGGGCTCGGAGAGATTTTGAATCTGAGACAAAAGGGTTATGATACGACTCCGCTGGCGATCCGGATTATCGGAAAGGTAACAGCGGCTGACCTGAGCGGACAGCTGAACAGCAGCGGCTATCTGCAGGTTAAGGGTAAAAATAATTATTCAGAAATGAATATCACTATTGAAGGGATCGGCAAGGATGCTTATGCATACGGCTGGGGACTGCTCCTCCGGTATGTAGGCAACGTGGAAGTCAGAAACCTGGGGCTGATGCTGTTCCCGGATGATGGCGTCTCCATGGACAGCGGCAATGCGAATGTGTGGGTGCATAATAATGATGTTTTTTATGGAGCAGCAGGCGGGGATGCAGATCAGGCCAAGGGTGACGGCTCGACGGACCTCAAGAACGGTTCATCGTTTATCACTATTTCCTACAATCATTACTGGGATTCGGGAAAATCCTCACTGGTAGGCCTGACCGAGCCTGCGGAGTTCTTTGCAACCTTCCATCATAACTGGTTCGACCACTCGGATTCCCGCCATCCGCGGATCCGCGTAGCGTCGGTTCATATTTATAATAACTATTTTGACGGAATCTCCAAATATGGTGTGGGTATGACAAGCGGAGGGTCCGCTTTTGTTGAATCAAACGTCTTCCGCAATGCCAAATATCCGATGATGATCTCCCTGCAGGGCACGGATGCCCTTGGGGAAGGCACCTTCTCCGGTGAAAACGGCGGAATGATCAAGGCATACAACAATCAGGTGTCTGGTGCAGCCAGCCTGATCTATGCCAATTCCGGCACGGGGACAGCTGCGGCGAATGCGACCTCTTTTGACGCTTACCTGGTGTCATCAAGGAATGAGACCGTCCCAAGCTCGTTCAAGGCTTTAAAAGGCGGTACAGCCTACAATAACTTTGATACGGCCGTAAATACTGGAGTAAGCGCCGCTGCGGTTGACAGCGTAAGTGCAGTTGAGCAGAACGTAAGAGCAAAGGCCGGACGCCTGGGCGGCGGCGACTTTAGCTGGACCTTCAACAATGCTGTGGATGACGCGTCGTATGCGCTCAATACCGCGCTGATGTCGGCGATCCGGGGTTATGCTACCCAGCTTGTCTCTGTAGGTGGCAATTCCGGTGCCACACCAACACCGACACCGACGGCAACAGCAACACCTGCACCAACAGCGACACCAGTGCCAACAGCAACGCCTGTGCCAACGGCAACGCCTGCGCCGACAGCAACGCCAGTGCCGACAGCGACACCAGTGCCAACGGCAACTCCGGTTACAGGGGCGTATGTGCACGATTTTACGGCATCGGGAAAAACGAGCAGCTTCTTTAACATCCAGGGCAATCTCTCTACCAGCAAGGGGACGGTGGTTTACAATGGCCTGACCCTGACCCAATGCCTGAAAATCGAGAGCTCGACCAGCATCCAGTTCACAGCGGCCCAAGCCTCGACGTTAACTCTGGTGTTCAACGCCGAAGGAACGCAGATTAAGGTGGACGGAACAAGCTATCCGATCACGAACCGGATCGCCACGATTCCGCTTGCGGCAGGGGCGCATACGATTACGAAGGATAGCACGGCGAATTTGTATTATATGAAGCTGGAGTAGAGTGGGGGAGCGGCCTTTCGGGGCCGCTTTTTTTGTTCATATTTAATCAAAATTGGGCCTAATCTCCTAGAATTTAATAGAAAGAATTTCCACTGTATAGTATGATGAAATCTGGTAAAAACCAACAATAAGGGGCTCGATTTATGAAAACGGGGAAAAAATGTCTAGTAATATTTCTGTTAGTGCTTTTGGTATTTAATCTGACCGGGGTGATTATGCCTCAAGCCAGTGCAGAGCCATCAGCATCCTCTGTGGAGCTCTCACTCCCCGCTGACTTAACGGACTGGATTATGGATGAAGAGGCAGGCTATATCTACGCCGTCTCAAGTAGTGAGAATAATCTCTATTTTATCCGGCTCAGTGATTTTAAAATTGAGAAGACGTTAAATGTAGGCTCAAGACCTTCGTATCTGGCAAAGGACGGACAATTTCTACAGATTGCCCTTTCCGGAGCGACTATGATTAAGA
Proteins encoded:
- a CDS encoding mechanosensitive ion channel family protein produces the protein MHFIKNQLAEFGVGGVMLDYLSGIIMIVFIALLCVLANFVVKKIVLRVIIHIINNNRYTWDNIILEKKVFHKLSHLAPAFIIYFSASIFPLYQSLIEKAAMTYMIIVTITVLNALLDAVDSIYRTFDVSKIRPIKGYIQVAKIILFIIGAIVVISNLIGQNPLIILSGLGALSAVLMLIFKDSILGLVAGVQLSSNDMVRVGDWIEMPKYNADGEVIDITLNTVKVMNFDKTITMIPSYALISDSFRNWRGMQVSGGRRIKRSVYIDTSSVCFCTREMIEEFQKIHYLNDYVTAKISEIHDYNIEHQVNMESKVNGRQLTNIGVFRAYVQEYLRNHPKIHKDMTLLVRQLAPGDNGLPLEIYAFSNDTTWGVYESVQADIFDHIFAVIPTFGLRVFQNPTGHDIVHLKEKAEYSRSY
- a CDS encoding pectate lyase family protein, whose translation is MKKRMTRVTGILLLFSMALSLVAGNWANPTAHAAGVSITVSGGWNETAYAEWSPVSGATGYNVYVKQASAADSQYQQLDNQLIRKYASYWRADAVGLAAGSYVMKIEAVLPGGGTASSVTGTLNVAAHDRSGFAFSPGSPFGTGSGAYNANGTLRTGAQVLYVTSQTAQTVTLPVKTSSSGAVQTGVGLGEILNLRQKGYDTTPLAIRIIGKVTAADLSGQLNSSGYLQVKGKNNYSEMNITIEGIGKDAYAYGWGLLLRYVGNVEVRNLGLMLFPDDGVSMDSGNANVWVHNNDVFYGAAGGDADQAKGDGSTDLKNGSSFITISYNHYWDSGKSSLVGLTEPAEFFATFHHNWFDHSDSRHPRIRVASVHIYNNYFDGISKYGVGMTSGGSAFVESNVFRNAKYPMMISLQGTDALGEGTFSGENGGMIKAYNNQVSGAASLIYANSGTGTAAANATSFDAYLVSSRNETVPSSFKALKGGTAYNNFDTAVNTGVSAAAVDSVSAVEQNVRAKAGRLGGGDFSWTFNNAVDDASYALNTALMSAIRGYATQLVSVGGNSGATPTPTPTATATPAPTATPVPTATPVPTATPAPTATPVPTATPVPTATPVTGAYVHDFTASGKTSSFFNIQGNLSTSKGTVVYNGLTLTQCLKIESSTSIQFTAAQASTLTLVFNAEGTQIKVDGTSYPITNRIATIPLAAGAHTITKDSTANLYYMKLE